From Candidatus Berkelbacteria bacterium, one genomic window encodes:
- a CDS encoding GDP-mannose 4,6-dehydratase has protein sequence MPTSLITGGAGFLGSNLASALLARGERVIILDNFRVGSRQNLASFDGQPLSIVEHDVRIPLTIVEDIDYIWNLACIASPIHYVKHPIETIETNTLGIPNVLKFALQKDAKLLHTSTSEIYGEPLEHPQKETYWGNVNPRGAHAPYKEGKRIGETIITTYAHEFPELDVRMVRIFNTYGPKMALHDGRMIGEFAVRALKDEPLVLDGDGSQTRSACYVDDLIRGLLSMLDQAKLTRNEVVNLGNPDEHSVREFAETVIKLSGSRSLIENGPARPDDIKRRKPDIAKVRKLLNWQPEVQLETGLKQTLEWVRAQLQLERK, from the coding sequence ATGCCAACCTCATTAATCACCGGGGGTGCGGGTTTTTTGGGTTCAAACCTTGCGAGTGCGTTACTTGCCCGTGGAGAACGCGTAATTATTTTAGATAATTTCCGTGTCGGTTCACGTCAAAATCTCGCCTCGTTTGACGGCCAACCTTTAAGCATCGTTGAACACGATGTTCGGATACCTCTCACGATCGTAGAAGATATAGATTATATCTGGAATCTTGCCTGCATTGCGAGTCCGATTCACTACGTTAAACATCCAATTGAAACGATCGAAACCAATACTTTAGGCATTCCCAACGTTCTCAAATTTGCCCTCCAAAAAGACGCTAAATTGTTGCACACTTCGACATCAGAAATTTACGGCGAGCCGCTTGAACACCCTCAAAAAGAAACTTATTGGGGCAATGTAAATCCGCGGGGCGCGCACGCGCCGTACAAAGAAGGCAAACGAATTGGGGAGACGATTATCACAACTTATGCCCACGAATTTCCAGAGTTGGATGTGCGCATGGTGCGAATCTTTAACACTTACGGGCCAAAAATGGCGCTTCACGATGGTCGAATGATCGGTGAATTTGCGGTTCGAGCTCTTAAGGATGAACCTCTCGTTCTTGATGGCGATGGCAGTCAAACACGTTCAGCGTGCTACGTTGATGATTTGATTCGAGGATTATTGAGCATGCTCGATCAGGCTAAATTGACACGCAATGAAGTTGTTAATCTTGGCAATCCAGACGAGCATTCAGTGCGCGAATTTGCCGAAACAGTAATTAAACTTTCAGGCAGTCGGTCTCTAATCGAGAATGGCCCAGCGCGTCCCGACGATATTAAGCGCCGCAAACCGGATATTGCCAAAGTTCGAAAACTCCTCAACTGGCAACCAGAAGTGCAACTCGAAACAGGTCTGAAACAGACTCTCGAATGGGTGCGCGCCCAGCTCCAGCTGGAGCGCAAATGA